In the genome of Coraliomargarita algicola, one region contains:
- a CDS encoding glycoside hydrolase family 95 protein: protein MKRNLLTLGLALISASVLCANERFVLHYDAPGARDLIQAKGKKKEPNFIKSALPLGNGRLGAMFSGGIEEEHLCINDITLWMNTKRGQDEVAQSSARTVSPEDFEKVRQAYREERMGSGPESMEAMSTEYLATKETLGNYAPFTNVVISTGHEPDAVSNYQRSLDIRTGLGRVSYSTQGGQFTREYFCSYPNDVVVARYTAEGAKLDLTIETLTYHKVNQHKAVGNRIVLAAETKMVKDNMEFAQIIEVDAVDGTVAAQPDGSIRVTGASDVRIYLAGYTDYLPNYPIFKGRDFLGDSEQAITVASQQGYDAVKAAHVADFSEIMQRCYLELDFQPSGKTTDKLVQQASLELENLYFNYGRYLQISCSRDAPVPSNLQGLWNTSLAPAWNCDYHTDINLAMNYWMVETANLPESFSPYFEYMKVIAESGEHTARETFGVNQGWSMGLNGNIFGWTAQNEHGRRAQQAGHWLAQHLFEHYAFGGDRHFLEEAYPIMKGAAEFFVEHLAPWKDGSLVVYPTWSPENNYGKGKLNKQAYGAAWDQQLILGLFTDCIEASYILDRDPEFRATLQKMIPRLSPQKIGKHGQLQEWIDDRDDPKNTHRHISHLIALHPGRDISPLTTPELYQAALVTMKHRGDASTGWSTGWKTNFWARLHDGDHAHKIYKFLTSKRAYSNLFDFHPPFQIDGNFGGTAGVCEMLLQSHLRSVNDQAKRIEDAAFVAYQPAPENPKHFVPVSPDESLVDAAYILHLLPALPSEWSKGRVKGLRARGGLEVDLEWENGQVKQASMRAARDTKFRIYADGQLSETISLKQGQSKVWN from the coding sequence ATGAAACGAAACCTTCTTACCCTAGGCCTCGCCCTAATTTCTGCTTCGGTCTTATGCGCCAACGAGCGCTTCGTCTTGCACTATGATGCCCCCGGCGCGCGCGATCTAATTCAAGCCAAAGGTAAAAAGAAAGAGCCCAACTTTATCAAGAGCGCTTTGCCGCTGGGAAATGGTCGTCTCGGCGCGATGTTTTCCGGAGGGATCGAGGAAGAGCACCTGTGCATTAACGATATCACGCTGTGGATGAATACCAAGCGTGGGCAAGACGAAGTGGCCCAGTCGTCGGCTCGCACGGTCTCGCCGGAGGATTTTGAAAAAGTGCGCCAAGCCTACCGCGAAGAGCGCATGGGCTCCGGTCCGGAATCGATGGAAGCCATGTCGACCGAATACCTCGCGACTAAGGAAACTCTGGGCAACTACGCGCCCTTTACCAATGTCGTGATCTCGACCGGGCATGAGCCCGATGCGGTCTCGAATTATCAACGCTCGCTGGACATTCGCACCGGCTTGGGCCGTGTGAGCTATTCGACCCAGGGAGGGCAGTTTACCCGGGAGTATTTTTGCAGCTATCCGAACGATGTCGTTGTGGCACGCTACACTGCGGAAGGTGCTAAGCTGGATCTAACGATCGAGACTTTGACCTATCATAAGGTCAACCAGCACAAGGCTGTCGGCAACCGCATCGTCCTCGCTGCCGAGACCAAGATGGTCAAAGACAATATGGAGTTCGCTCAGATCATCGAAGTGGATGCGGTCGACGGCACAGTTGCTGCCCAGCCCGATGGTTCGATCCGTGTGACGGGTGCCAGCGATGTGCGTATCTATCTCGCTGGATACACGGATTACCTGCCGAATTATCCCATCTTCAAAGGCCGTGATTTCCTCGGGGACAGCGAGCAGGCGATCACCGTCGCGAGCCAGCAGGGCTACGATGCGGTTAAAGCCGCGCACGTGGCAGACTTTTCCGAGATCATGCAGCGCTGCTACCTTGAGCTCGACTTCCAGCCCTCCGGCAAAACGACAGACAAACTGGTTCAACAAGCGAGCCTTGAACTGGAGAACTTGTATTTCAACTACGGTCGCTACCTGCAGATCAGTTGCTCACGCGATGCGCCCGTGCCATCGAATCTACAGGGGCTGTGGAATACCAGCCTCGCTCCTGCCTGGAACTGCGACTACCATACCGACATCAATCTCGCCATGAACTACTGGATGGTGGAGACCGCCAATTTGCCCGAGTCGTTCAGCCCGTATTTTGAATACATGAAAGTGATTGCCGAGTCCGGCGAGCACACCGCGCGCGAGACCTTTGGCGTCAATCAAGGCTGGAGCATGGGGCTCAATGGCAACATTTTCGGTTGGACTGCACAAAACGAGCACGGACGTCGTGCCCAGCAGGCCGGCCACTGGTTGGCACAGCACCTTTTCGAGCACTATGCTTTTGGCGGCGATCGGCACTTTCTCGAAGAAGCCTATCCGATCATGAAGGGCGCGGCCGAGTTCTTTGTCGAGCACCTTGCCCCTTGGAAGGACGGCAGTCTCGTCGTTTACCCGACCTGGTCTCCGGAGAATAATTATGGCAAAGGTAAGCTTAATAAGCAGGCCTACGGAGCCGCTTGGGATCAACAATTGATCCTGGGCCTATTCACCGACTGCATCGAGGCCTCTTACATCCTGGATCGCGATCCGGAGTTTCGTGCGACCTTGCAAAAAATGATCCCGCGACTCAGCCCACAAAAAATCGGCAAACACGGTCAGCTGCAGGAATGGATCGACGATCGGGATGATCCTAAAAACACCCACCGCCACATTTCGCATCTGATTGCCTTACACCCGGGACGTGACATTTCACCACTCACCACGCCGGAATTGTATCAGGCTGCGCTGGTCACCATGAAGCACCGCGGCGATGCTTCGACCGGTTGGAGTACGGGGTGGAAGACTAACTTCTGGGCCCGCCTGCACGATGGCGATCATGCCCACAAGATCTACAAATTCCTGACTTCGAAGCGCGCCTACAGCAACCTTTTCGATTTCCATCCTCCCTTCCAAATCGATGGCAACTTCGGTGGCACCGCCGGTGTTTGTGAAATGCTGCTACAGAGCCATCTTCGCAGTGTGAATGATCAAGCGAAGCGTATCGAGGATGCCGCCTTTGTTGCTTACCAGCCAGCTCCTGAGAATCCGAAGCATTTCGTGCCCGTCTCCCCGGATGAATCGCTTGTGGATGCCGCTTATATCCTGCACCTGCTCCCTGCGCTGCCTTCCGAGTGGTCCAAGGGACGTGTCAAAGGTCTGCGTGCCCGCGGAGGTCTCGAAGTCGATCTGGAATGGGAGAATGGTCAGGTGAAGCAAGCGAGCATGCGCGCTGCCCGTGATACCAAATTCCGCATCTATGCAGACGGTCAACTCAGCGAAACGATCTCCCTCAAACAGGGGCAAAGCAAAGTCTGGAACTAG
- a CDS encoding arylsulfatase has protein sequence MKTSKALALALSTLTAWGATVVDASATQLEASKPNIILVITDDQGMGDLSCMGNEVVQTPHIDRFHDKALRFTDFQVSPTCAPTRAALMSGRVPFKNGVTHTIFQRERMALDTYTFPQALQSAGYATGLFGKWHLGDEDEYLPGSRGFDEVLMHGAGGIGQVQYGDFPPNGENTYFDNVLLHNDTIVQTEGFCTDIFFDAGLAWIRRQHEAEKPYFAYISLNAPHGPLIAPEKYKKRFLDLGYDAGTAGRYGMVENIDDNFGKMMTQLEEWGALDNTLVIFMTDNGATHLNGKLNGQKIKHYNANLKGGKNSPHEGGTHVPAFWQWQGVLAEGVDVDGLTAHIDLYKTFVELAGAELPDDVQQLDGRSLLPLLENPQADWADRELFFHCGRWNPGKLDSAKYVKCAVRSERWRLVNNKELYDIEADPFQQNDVAQSYPEVVQQLSQSYDKWWASVQPYMVNENLPKLRENEFPLNIRYYQQLKETGIPTWAPESY, from the coding sequence ATGAAAACATCCAAAGCACTTGCGCTTGCGCTCTCCACTTTGACAGCATGGGGCGCCACTGTCGTTGATGCCTCTGCCACACAATTGGAGGCGTCCAAGCCCAACATCATTCTAGTCATCACAGATGACCAAGGCATGGGTGACCTGTCCTGTATGGGTAATGAAGTGGTGCAGACACCGCATATTGACCGTTTTCATGACAAGGCGCTGCGCTTTACCGATTTTCAGGTCAGCCCGACTTGTGCGCCTACCCGTGCTGCGTTGATGAGTGGGCGTGTGCCTTTTAAAAATGGTGTCACACATACCATCTTTCAGCGCGAACGCATGGCGCTGGATACCTATACCTTTCCACAAGCCTTGCAGTCGGCAGGCTATGCCACTGGGCTCTTTGGGAAATGGCACCTTGGGGATGAAGACGAATATCTGCCCGGCAGTCGTGGCTTCGACGAAGTGTTGATGCATGGTGCGGGTGGCATTGGCCAGGTCCAATACGGCGATTTTCCACCCAATGGTGAAAACACTTACTTCGACAATGTTCTGCTCCACAACGACACTATTGTTCAAACTGAAGGCTTCTGCACAGATATTTTCTTCGATGCTGGACTCGCTTGGATTCGTCGTCAGCACGAGGCCGAGAAGCCTTATTTTGCCTATATCTCGCTGAATGCTCCACACGGTCCATTGATCGCGCCGGAAAAATACAAAAAACGCTTCCTCGATTTAGGCTATGATGCGGGCACTGCTGGCCGCTATGGTATGGTCGAGAATATTGACGACAACTTTGGAAAAATGATGACCCAACTCGAAGAGTGGGGTGCCTTGGATAACACACTGGTTATTTTCATGACTGATAATGGAGCCACTCATTTGAATGGCAAACTGAACGGTCAAAAGATTAAGCACTATAACGCAAACCTGAAAGGCGGAAAGAATTCGCCGCACGAAGGCGGCACCCATGTGCCAGCCTTCTGGCAGTGGCAGGGGGTGCTCGCTGAAGGTGTGGATGTCGATGGGCTGACCGCTCACATTGATCTCTATAAAACTTTTGTCGAACTGGCAGGGGCGGAGTTGCCTGATGATGTTCAGCAGCTGGATGGGCGTTCGCTCTTGCCACTGCTTGAAAATCCGCAAGCAGACTGGGCTGATCGGGAGCTTTTCTTCCACTGCGGCCGCTGGAATCCGGGCAAACTGGATAGCGCAAAATACGTAAAGTGTGCCGTGCGCAGCGAGCGTTGGCGCTTAGTCAATAACAAGGAGCTCTACGATATTGAGGCAGACCCTTTTCAGCAGAATGATGTTGCGCAATCCTACCCGGAAGTGGTGCAGCAGTTGAGCCAGTCCTATGACAAGTGGTGGGCCTCCGTGCAGCCATATATGGTCAATGAGAATCTGCCCAAGTTGCGTGAAAATGAATTCCCTCTGAATATTCGCTACTATCAGCAGCTTAAGGAAACGGGCATCCCCACATGGGCGCCCGAGTCTTACTAA
- a CDS encoding glycoside hydrolase family protein yields MIKSILRKCAVGILLAAVYLPVESAVEQSSFYQAQVPGDYLLEANEGTWTWGMAPIYDAEGRLHIFNSVIPNKGSWIKHSKIVHWVADHVEGPYTLVGDVFASEHASYHNPQVSKAGDTYVLVYLLNRFTDANGSKQEVGLATAKSLNGPWTESPHNPVIAASGKMGAHNIVHASNPSFVMTPEGQYRIYFKSMTDQLPIKQAFREISFAVSDRIEGPYLNYEGNPVISYAEEQVDIEDPYAFYYNGMYYMIVEDRRGVKDLLEGNPIPQDQIKNGGYRPGLIYQSQDGIDWGRPMLGYKTNELYFGDKLARSERPSILWKDGHPEYLFLACHDDKPSAGYYIKIEDWKGESEKNSQ; encoded by the coding sequence ATGATTAAAAGTATATTAAGAAAGTGTGCTGTCGGTATTTTACTTGCGGCGGTTTACTTGCCGGTAGAGTCAGCCGTCGAGCAGTCTTCGTTTTATCAGGCGCAGGTGCCAGGCGACTATCTTTTAGAAGCGAACGAAGGCACTTGGACGTGGGGAATGGCACCCATCTATGATGCGGAGGGACGTTTGCATATCTTCAATTCTGTGATTCCGAATAAGGGGAGCTGGATCAAGCATAGTAAAATTGTGCACTGGGTCGCCGATCATGTGGAGGGACCCTATACTTTGGTCGGCGACGTTTTTGCGAGTGAGCATGCGAGCTATCACAATCCACAAGTTTCCAAGGCCGGAGACACGTATGTTTTAGTCTATTTGTTGAATCGTTTTACGGATGCTAATGGTTCCAAGCAAGAGGTCGGGTTGGCCACGGCCAAGTCTCTCAACGGACCGTGGACAGAAAGCCCACACAATCCCGTGATTGCGGCTTCGGGTAAAATGGGGGCGCATAATATTGTCCATGCCTCGAATCCTAGTTTCGTAATGACTCCGGAGGGGCAGTATCGTATATATTTTAAGTCGATGACTGATCAGTTACCGATTAAGCAGGCGTTTCGTGAAATCTCATTTGCAGTCAGCGATCGGATCGAAGGTCCCTACCTTAATTATGAGGGCAACCCTGTCATCAGCTATGCGGAGGAGCAGGTGGATATTGAAGATCCCTACGCCTTCTATTACAACGGTATGTATTATATGATCGTTGAAGATCGGCGCGGGGTAAAAGATTTGCTCGAAGGCAATCCGATCCCGCAGGATCAAATTAAGAATGGGGGCTATCGCCCCGGCCTGATTTATCAGTCTCAAGACGGCATTGATTGGGGGCGCCCGATGCTTGGGTATAAGACCAATGAACTCTATTTTGGAGATAAATTGGCTCGTAGTGAGCGGCCCAGTATCCTGTGGAAGGATGGCCATCCCGAATACCTTTTCCTCGCTTGTCACGACGACAAACCTTCGGCGGGGTATTACATTAAAATTGAGGACTGGAAGGGCGAATCAGAGAAAAATTCTCAATAA
- a CDS encoding biopolymer transporter ExbD — translation MKASDIFESAGKPDLTPMIDVVFLMLVFFMVTTELVKQEADLGIQLPSLAAPTAAPELPSKHTIDILPDGTVLLNGGSLGDDPYGDLSGLTSMLAGLKASADRLQKQTIVTIQADAYSPHYRSIDVLNACARAKLKFVSFSQM, via the coding sequence ATGAAAGCTTCAGATATATTTGAAAGTGCTGGAAAGCCTGACCTCACGCCAATGATTGACGTGGTTTTCTTGATGTTGGTCTTCTTTATGGTGACGACTGAACTGGTCAAGCAAGAGGCGGACCTGGGCATCCAGTTGCCTTCTTTGGCTGCGCCGACGGCCGCGCCTGAATTGCCCTCGAAACATACCATCGATATCCTGCCAGACGGCACCGTTCTGCTTAACGGTGGTAGTCTAGGTGATGATCCTTACGGTGATCTTTCCGGACTCACGAGTATGCTGGCCGGGTTAAAAGCTTCCGCGGACCGCTTGCAGAAACAGACGATTGTTACCATTCAGGCAGATGCTTACTCGCCGCATTATCGTTCGATTGATGTATTGAATGCCTGCGCGCGCGCGAAGTTAAAGTTCGTATCCTTTAGCCAAATGTAG
- a CDS encoding biopolymer transporter ExbD: MSLQGYKVPMEGEGFDLTPMIDVVFLLIVFFMTVASMLAAEKIDMNLAVADESAIPKEIKERYTFSVLADGSFYSRAKPISESDLNVEIARLAEINPGLKIVVRADKFAEHQHVNKLLKICAQNGINDIIFATYQSDL, encoded by the coding sequence ATGAGCCTGCAAGGTTATAAAGTGCCCATGGAAGGAGAGGGCTTCGATCTGACTCCAATGATCGATGTCGTCTTTTTGTTAATCGTGTTTTTCATGACGGTCGCGAGTATGCTGGCGGCTGAAAAGATCGACATGAACTTGGCGGTCGCGGATGAGTCAGCCATACCTAAGGAAATTAAAGAGCGCTATACCTTTTCAGTTTTGGCGGATGGTAGCTTTTATTCGCGGGCGAAGCCCATCAGCGAGTCGGATTTGAATGTCGAGATCGCTCGCTTGGCAGAGATCAATCCCGGGTTGAAAATTGTGGTGCGTGCTGACAAGTTTGCGGAGCATCAGCACGTCAACAAGCTACTCAAAATTTGCGCCCAAAATGGTATTAATGATATCATTTTTGCGACCTACCAAAGTGACCTTTAG
- a CDS encoding MotA/TolQ/ExbB proton channel family protein, with amino-acid sequence MKRTRMRLALMAFLYFAFSTLALAQTEEPAAVVESSERSFLEMIAQGGWAMYPLGFLSVSAMALTVYNFIALRPKDFFNDEVATELGSKLGELDIEGAKELCANHPTPLTRIVKHGLDSVRGGNVDTDLFRQRLEAGSGKELAQPFVVINYLSIIASISPMLGLLGTVSGMVKAFSSIATVGMGQPDLLAGNISEALITTATGMLVGIPTMFFFFFFKNQYGKLVADMTMYLDDMYGDLVHGTRVNSNTAAAPTKPARSLPQAPRKPGSES; translated from the coding sequence ATGAAACGAACACGAATGAGACTCGCCCTGATGGCGTTTCTATACTTTGCCTTTTCAACCCTTGCGCTGGCTCAGACTGAAGAGCCTGCTGCTGTTGTGGAAAGCTCGGAGCGAAGCTTTTTAGAGATGATTGCTCAGGGAGGTTGGGCGATGTACCCGTTGGGTTTTTTGTCTGTGTCGGCGATGGCTCTGACGGTCTATAACTTTATCGCCTTGCGCCCGAAGGATTTTTTCAACGACGAAGTGGCCACGGAACTCGGCAGTAAGTTGGGGGAGTTGGACATCGAAGGGGCCAAGGAGCTTTGTGCGAATCACCCGACGCCCTTGACTCGTATCGTGAAGCACGGATTGGATTCTGTTCGTGGTGGAAATGTGGATACGGATTTGTTTCGCCAGCGTCTAGAAGCTGGTTCCGGCAAGGAACTGGCTCAACCCTTCGTGGTGATTAATTACCTCTCCATTATCGCATCGATTTCACCCATGCTGGGACTTCTGGGCACGGTCTCTGGTATGGTTAAAGCCTTTAGTTCGATCGCGACCGTGGGTATGGGGCAGCCTGACTTGCTGGCGGGGAATATTTCGGAAGCCTTGATTACGACGGCGACTGGTATGTTGGTGGGCATTCCAACAATGTTCTTCTTTTTCTTCTTTAAGAATCAATATGGGAAGCTGGTTGCCGATATGACGATGTATCTGGACGATATGTATGGTGATTTGGTTCACGGCACACGCGTGAATTCCAACACAGCAGCAGCACCGACTAAGCCCGCGCGTAGTCTGCCACAAGCACCACGCAAGCCTGGCAGTGAATCCTAG
- a CDS encoding tetratricopeptide repeat protein, giving the protein MNNYPYKKSVFILCLSILLNLLSFGAAPKGGESTAGQLQRVKALINSQQLVQARPIMQRLKQAPDVEKRLHSTFDFYIALSYVFDYYDAKDAEALNQAITLFTDFIKKYPRNTLVPMARYNIADLHAVSKNYKEALKAYIPLYTNPVPGIERNEVLQKIILIYIVEDQWVAGMPYFEAGMRTSDSSEDRTTYAAYLLIAKAKQGDVSDSREFLSFFNSSAPVFYTPRFNASLMEIGDQLRKAGDLATASLFYRFVRSYESLEVGLGHYVRRLKREITQYEDNPVLRNFYQQTKTKLDNAEADLTALKASTNYTPLLNWRIASVYMDMGREWEAYWRFRVMVDEYPDHEYAEDIIFSSFSLGHKLGESEDAELLGKRYLENQNFKRYRATIADTISTDYLEGGEFQKVYQISRWYAAIDPNDPAASLLLFKHGMARLMRFETSELIRDFQLFRENYGETKSSLVINYFLGLGYLTEERHQIALERFEDVLANPSTRFRADAFFRKALCVMGLDRLDEARDLLLEFVERYPDNVLRAQAELVLGNLVNLLGDVENALGHYYLIEQYTDDPGLLASGELKIAQILFDRGEETAALERLQNFIQSYPEESEIIPVVVALAGFYDQLEQPRVALNTIRGPLDQFFEMTEVDELDGLLVDYLKKDRSLRAMRRETEAFLGRVSETPELLKELIGDRGKQYRYFKQHPQIDALVKYRFVQDNAFRNEILEHYKVLDEAHAQRVAEFTASQPEATPPEQAPYPVVTHPVLEALKAEIEQLNEAIPATSADDWLAGRLAQAQQADDIPLVVRIEAALAAAEEPNLKPRPEFLALVHDEVLWPQLGLAGQIWILQEFAHAKPEEVIVQLEASKLDYMNSSLELEMHQLLAECYQQVGRTRDAIDRYKLLIKRFAAADQAGEAALRIGRMEIDAQNYDAAREQLETILYRNEWRGQRHGDALLWIGRAYVAEGKFSEAHGFFERIMLGYPGFNELLATVYYEDILVLKQMGELESAQTVYEAFQITPGLEDTEAAALIRKEF; this is encoded by the coding sequence ATGAATAATTACCCTTACAAAAAATCAGTCTTTATACTGTGTTTGTCTATTCTATTGAATTTACTTTCTTTTGGGGCAGCTCCTAAAGGCGGTGAATCCACTGCGGGGCAATTGCAGCGCGTGAAGGCTTTGATTAATAGTCAGCAACTGGTTCAGGCGCGCCCGATTATGCAGCGGTTGAAGCAGGCTCCTGATGTAGAGAAACGACTGCATTCGACTTTTGATTTCTACATCGCGCTGTCTTATGTTTTTGATTACTATGATGCGAAGGATGCGGAAGCGCTGAATCAGGCGATCACTTTATTTACGGATTTTATAAAAAAATATCCTAGAAACACTTTGGTTCCGATGGCGCGCTATAACATCGCTGACCTGCACGCGGTTTCCAAGAATTACAAAGAAGCACTCAAGGCTTACATTCCGCTCTATACGAACCCGGTGCCTGGGATTGAGCGCAATGAGGTCCTTCAGAAGATCATTCTCATCTACATCGTCGAAGATCAGTGGGTCGCAGGTATGCCTTACTTTGAAGCGGGCATGCGCACGAGTGACTCTTCTGAGGACCGTACGACGTATGCAGCTTATCTGTTAATTGCAAAAGCGAAGCAGGGGGATGTGAGTGATTCGCGCGAGTTTCTGTCTTTTTTTAATAGTTCTGCGCCCGTTTTTTATACGCCACGTTTCAACGCTTCACTGATGGAGATCGGAGATCAGCTGCGGAAAGCTGGCGACCTGGCAACGGCCAGTCTCTTTTACCGCTTTGTGCGTTCTTATGAGTCTTTGGAAGTCGGACTCGGGCACTATGTCCGGCGCCTAAAGCGTGAGATCACTCAATATGAAGATAATCCCGTTCTACGGAATTTTTATCAGCAAACTAAAACCAAACTGGATAATGCAGAGGCGGATTTAACTGCATTGAAGGCGTCTACGAATTACACACCCTTGTTAAATTGGCGCATCGCCAGCGTTTACATGGACATGGGGCGTGAGTGGGAAGCCTATTGGCGTTTTCGCGTGATGGTCGACGAATATCCGGATCATGAGTATGCCGAAGATATCATTTTTTCCTCATTCTCCTTGGGGCACAAATTGGGCGAGAGCGAAGACGCGGAGCTTTTAGGAAAGCGTTATTTGGAGAATCAGAATTTTAAACGCTATCGAGCGACGATCGCCGATACGATTTCGACAGATTACCTTGAAGGAGGCGAATTCCAGAAAGTGTATCAAATTTCACGCTGGTACGCGGCGATTGATCCCAATGATCCGGCGGCATCTTTGCTTCTTTTTAAACATGGTATGGCTCGCTTAATGCGCTTTGAGACTTCCGAATTAATTCGGGATTTTCAATTGTTTCGTGAGAATTATGGAGAGACTAAGAGCTCTCTAGTGATTAATTACTTTTTGGGCTTAGGCTATTTGACTGAGGAGAGGCATCAAATCGCCTTGGAGCGCTTTGAAGACGTGCTCGCGAATCCCAGCACTCGTTTTCGTGCAGATGCCTTTTTTAGAAAAGCTTTATGCGTGATGGGGCTCGATCGTTTGGATGAGGCGCGTGACTTGTTGCTAGAATTTGTCGAACGCTATCCCGACAATGTCCTACGAGCGCAAGCGGAGTTGGTGCTGGGGAATCTAGTGAATCTACTGGGAGATGTGGAAAACGCGCTCGGCCATTATTATTTGATCGAGCAATATACCGATGATCCTGGTCTTTTAGCTTCGGGGGAACTGAAAATTGCACAGATCCTCTTTGACCGGGGAGAGGAGACGGCAGCATTGGAGCGTCTTCAGAATTTTATTCAAAGCTATCCAGAAGAGTCTGAAATTATTCCAGTGGTGGTGGCATTGGCTGGTTTTTACGACCAGTTGGAACAGCCACGAGTCGCGCTCAATACGATTCGGGGCCCATTGGATCAATTTTTTGAGATGACCGAAGTCGATGAGTTGGACGGCTTGTTGGTGGATTATTTGAAGAAGGACCGTAGTTTACGTGCCATGCGCAGGGAAACGGAAGCCTTTCTGGGCCGTGTGAGTGAAACACCCGAACTGCTCAAAGAATTGATCGGAGACCGTGGCAAGCAATACCGCTACTTTAAGCAGCATCCGCAAATTGATGCATTGGTTAAATATCGTTTCGTTCAAGACAATGCATTTCGGAATGAGATCTTAGAGCATTATAAAGTTTTGGACGAGGCGCACGCTCAGCGGGTCGCGGAGTTTACCGCGAGTCAGCCAGAGGCAACGCCACCTGAGCAGGCTCCTTATCCCGTGGTGACACACCCCGTGTTGGAAGCACTGAAAGCGGAGATCGAGCAATTGAACGAAGCGATTCCGGCTACCAGTGCGGATGATTGGTTGGCCGGGCGGCTCGCTCAGGCGCAGCAGGCGGATGATATTCCATTAGTGGTTCGTATCGAGGCAGCCTTGGCAGCTGCGGAAGAGCCGAATTTAAAGCCCCGGCCGGAGTTCTTAGCTCTGGTGCATGACGAAGTGCTTTGGCCTCAGCTAGGTTTAGCCGGGCAGATTTGGATTCTTCAGGAGTTCGCGCATGCTAAGCCCGAAGAGGTCATTGTTCAACTGGAAGCATCGAAGCTGGATTATATGAATTCCAGTTTGGAATTGGAGATGCATCAGCTGTTGGCCGAATGTTATCAGCAAGTGGGCCGCACACGGGATGCCATCGATCGATATAAACTATTGATCAAGCGCTTTGCGGCTGCCGATCAGGCGGGCGAAGCAGCCCTTCGCATTGGACGCATGGAGATTGACGCGCAAAACTACGATGCGGCACGCGAACAGTTGGAGACCATTCTCTACCGCAACGAGTGGCGTGGGCAGCGCCATGGAGACGCACTGCTGTGGATCGGACGTGCCTATGTGGCCGAAGGTAAATTCTCCGAAGCGCACGGTTTCTTTGAGCGCATTATGCTTGGTTACCCTGGCTTTAATGAGTTGTTGGCAACGGTATATTACGAAGATATTCTCGTCTTAAAGCAGATGGGAGAGTTGGAGAGTGCGCAGACAGTCTATGAGGCCTTTCAGATAACTCCAGGTCTGGAAGATACCGAGGCGGCGGCATTGATCAGAAAGGAATTTTAA
- a CDS encoding response regulator transcription factor, giving the protein MKMPTRIMLVEDNEEYRNVIQFAIRREEDLEMFSQFGTAEMAINSLGKIRSKLFPQVILLDLRLPGLSGLEAIPHFKEKLPDVKIIVLSQSCAESDVVRAIALGASGYLLKSSTVQQVTEAIRTVVGGGGSIDPSVAQYIIKSLREKPMRTATKKLLSDRELQVLELLAEGFQKREIAEKLHISYPTVDAHVRHIYEKLDVNNAPSAVRTAYRMGIFSSDDWF; this is encoded by the coding sequence ATGAAAATGCCTACGAGAATAATGCTGGTTGAAGACAACGAAGAATACCGTAATGTCATCCAGTTCGCCATCCGACGGGAAGAAGACCTGGAAATGTTTAGCCAGTTTGGCACTGCTGAGATGGCGATCAACAGCTTGGGGAAAATTCGTTCCAAACTCTTTCCTCAAGTGATCTTGCTTGATTTGCGCTTGCCCGGTCTCAGTGGCTTGGAAGCGATTCCTCACTTTAAGGAAAAATTGCCCGATGTGAAAATCATCGTGCTCAGTCAGTCTTGTGCCGAGAGCGATGTGGTACGCGCGATTGCTCTGGGCGCGTCGGGCTATTTGTTGAAATCTTCGACCGTTCAGCAAGTTACAGAAGCCATCCGAACAGTGGTCGGCGGCGGTGGGAGTATCGATCCATCGGTGGCTCAATACATCATTAAGAGTTTGCGCGAGAAGCCGATGCGTACGGCGACTAAGAAGTTGCTGTCCGATCGAGAGCTACAGGTGCTAGAGCTCTTGGCAGAAGGCTTTCAGAAACGTGAAATTGCGGAAAAACTACATATTAGCTATCCGACCGTCGATGCACATGTGCGGCATATCTATGAGAAATTGGATGTGAATAATGCCCCATCTGCGGTTCGGACGGCCTATCGAATGGGCATTTTTTCGTCGGATGATTGGTTCTAG